TCCCTAGTGCATACCTTGAATAAACATCTCGATTGCAGAAGATTCAGAAATTTGATCTTTGCAATTTAAGCTCATATTCCTCTAGCGGTCGATAAAATCAATGACAGGTTCATTCTTTCATTGACGTGTATTAAAGGATTCAGTAATGCTGACAGTTCTCTTTGTGCTATAGAAGCGACTAAGAAATTCATGTTCTAACTGCTCCCAACTGTCAATGGTCCCAGACTCCAGATCTATATACCAATCAAAGGCATTATCCTTCAGCGAGCAAACAAATTACTTAACGAGCAAGTCACCATCAGTGCCAGCATTGTTACAGGTTTTCACGAAGTGTGTTacatgttgcttagggttgccTTTGCCatcaaattgttgaaattttggaggtTGATATCCCACAGGCATTTTCAAACTTTCCACTCTAGCGGTGTAAGGTTTGGTATAACCAATAAATGACTCGGTACTTCCAccaatcttgtccttgattgtacCTTCGATGAACTTTTTCAGATTATCAATATGAATGGTGCCATCAGGGGAGATTGAAAATTCCTTCGTAGCTTGTGATTTCGCATCCTCTTGCTCCTTCTCCCTTGATGACAAGTCACCTTCATCTTGTACTTTGAATTTTTATTTGGACATACTAAGCCTATTTTCGCCTATATTTTTCACATaaccattaatttgactatCTTGGCATCTTGACCTTGCGCATGCACTACTAGCCCTTCAACAATTTTGGCATCTGATCTTCTACAGTGGTGGTGTTGGTCATCATGACGGGCATTACCATAGAGCAGTCGAATCACTTGGACTATCAATGGATTCATCATGGGCTCCTTTCTTGTTGGAAAATATCTCGAGGTTTGTTTCTTCAGTCACAACGTTCGTCTTAGCCTTCTCTGCTAGCTTCTTGGCCTTGCTCCTTGTCAGAGGTGCAGTATACTGCGTCTCTTGAGTTGTTGGAGTATCGACAACTAAGCCTTCAAGAGAAAAGTTCACCTTCTTGAACACCATTGACTTTTGAAACTGATAGgttgttggaagaaaagagaTGAGAGGCAGAGATTGTCTCACTGGACGTGCCAGAAATTTGTATGTACAAATTTCGTTGCCTAAAAtaaagacaagaaaacttgcacaaatatcaaatttattaaatcaaataataagtaGGTTacaatttctgaaaatttttgaatcaaagaatttaatcccctaattctttttttcaaatgagTTTAATCAAAGGACCCAAAAAACTTATTCTCCGATCGAAAGAGTGTTTCCTACAATTTCAGAGTAGAaaacgattgatttgatggtGGCGTCGAATACTTGGAATTTCAAGTCTTCAACCCCGATAGCAAGAGGATttgtttgacttgatttggacttagatTTAAGAAAGAAATCTCTCGAGAGAATTTGAAAAAGTTTCTCCGAAAGTTAGGGATTTTTCCTATATTTGCATTGAGAGAAGACCTttatttatagccaaaatatgtaGGCTAAGTTTTCAAGAAAACCCTCAAAATCTTCCTGCATTATGGATCACTTGCCACTCAAGAAATTCATTTAACTTGAATTTAAATAATAGGCCAACCCAAATAGTCCATTGTGAATTAATAAATCACTTAATTCACTCCAATTTAAATGGACAttacaaatttaatttgatttaatagcTCATATAATATTGGCCCAATTTAACGGTCCAAAACATAATGGActtctataatttaatttaatttaatcaagattaatttaatttatttaatcttgactaaataaattaaataaattttctttgtctacacagtccatttcattcaatttcaggataaaatggttatttcaaaaaaattttacatcCAACTCATcctgtttgataacccaattcagtacttaaatttaatggaatcatatcttaacatattcagaccgtttgacaaccaaaaattgaatatctgaattaattaagaggcactaaattttctaggcaaaacttgctctcaaaattaaatgataagctattcacttatcactgaatgtgatatacattcaaatgtattaaatttaatacttaataatttaataatttaatggattaaACTTTAGATTACAGATTTTAGATTacagttttatcaaatgcaccctaaGTTGTTTACATCCTACCTAAATTTATTTACACCCTACTTCAACTTGTTTATACCCAGGACTAATAAATGATCATTCCCATGAATCTAAAGCTTGAGCAAAGAAAGGCAGAGCCGAGAGCAAAAGAACAAACAAAGAGGGATTATCAATATGTAAACTACAGATTCTCCAACAATATACTTGGATCTGCAAAatggatttttatttatttcttagaAGGTTTCCAAAATTGAGGTTTTGGAAATAAACAATCACACCAACTGGGACCTTATAaccaatgttttcagaaccggaccggaccggccggttcgaccggttggaccgcgaaccggccatgtcaCCGGTCCGGTCTAATGCTAAAGCCGGAAGTTCATGGAGAACCGTTGAAACCCGGACGAACCGTGCGAACTGTTAAGAACCGTGAACCGGCggttttttaaattcttcaacaaaatatcaAGAATGGTGTAGCTAAGATTCGAACCTGGGTCTCCAAGTTTAAATATGACAATCTTACCGCTAGACTGTAGTtaagtttgttgagaattctacttgactaaaaaatatattaaaacatcaagttcttctcttatttttttttcaattttttcttcttaaccatttttaacccaaatatccacaacaagattttctcaagtcttcaccattattatcaggttattatctttagcagattgtaaacaagttgaaattttcaacttttcttgttttccaacattttagtaagtttaatattttttcttttcaaggtttttttttctatattattatctttagttgattttttgcattttcttctttttcccctcaattttcatatgtttccctcatttttgttttatttttattcgattaattaaggatgaaatttttgcaaaagtagtGCACATCCGTGTAGGAATTGGGTAGGAATTACAAATAGTAACATTGGGCTGGTCAAAAATATGGTAGTTGGCACATAATCGAAACTATtgataattgaatttaaaataattaatggtataggatcattgaatttaatataacatgttaattagtaatgtttagtagcaattaattttttatgtgtttaactgtatatttgtttttcaaaaatttttagttttttttagtttgagcaattagatatatatttttataataaaattttaacttttttagcttaagttgatgaaattgtgaagaTGGTGTGGTTGCTTATCATGCCACTAATAAAAGTTTGCTATTCAAATAGTTTGTCTTAACTTGAActcttttatgaatttttttaagggttgtaaaagaatttcaatatttaatttatttattatttttgtttttatttatgaTAATTGGTGAACATTTGGATTGTATCTATTTATGTTtataatgaatttatgaaaacttgtggtgaattatgatattttaattatatttatcattccatgttttgtgtataacttttagaaaatttattattatcataactTAAATTAAGTAATGTTAGTAAAGTTCAAGTGTAGAATGAAACCTGCTtagtacttaacacttaaaaaacaaaaaaaaaaaaaacagtgaacCTTTGAACCGGCCGGTTGGACCGGTCGGACCGCGAACCGCCACCTCTCCGATTCACtgaccggtccgagtttaaaaacattgcttATAACCACCAATTTGACCTTCTTTAGTTTAACTGCAAGTAAGTCCCACAGCTTTTGGTCAAACAAAAGGTTACATGCTCGCCTCTGATACTGCTGGATTTGTCCCTCCATACGTCACAAAAGAATACTTATATATTTCCCATCTACAAATATTTTGGTTGATTTGTTTTTGTAAACCAAGTATTTTAagtaattatattatttatatttacCTTTGATAGAGGTATAACCATTTAAAAAGCATTGACTTATAAATTCGGGTTCACCTAAACATTTgtatagcttttttttttttaacctgaAATTGCATCAATTCTTAAATGTGACTAATTTTTTACCAATGTTTATTGCGTTATCTGAAGTGCTTTTAAACAATAACACTATAACTCTTTCTTTGGGATATGATATATGCAAGATAAAATGATCCTGATCaactatataaaaaattaactaATGATGTACTCAGAGAATAACtcaaaatattttcaattatcGTTCCTGATGAGGTTTATATCAATGCATTATCTGTCCTATAAATATTACTACTTGAACTGAAACACAGCGACCTGTTTAGTTCTTGCAGTTGTATTTTGGGGAAGAAATACACGTAATTAATCTCACATAACAGTAACCAAATattcaatcaagaaacaaatgaaTCATTAAGGAAGAAACACACAAATATGTTTTAATGGTAAAGAAATACACATagaaaaacatatatatttTCTGGTTCTCCAATAAATATATGTAGGTAAGTTCTACTGATGGATAAGAGATACGGAATTAAAATTATAGAATTTCCATGTTTTGATAGGTGCCTTTTCCCATATACCAACAAAATTTGGAGAAAAGAGCTCACAAGAAGGCAAAGTGAGGAGTAAAATAGGGGCATGGCTGGCTGAGAATGTCATATTCTCACAACTTTCCTATTTAACCATCTTTATCGTTCTCATTTGCATCACAGAAAGGAAAAGGTTGAAAGAGGATCCACTAAATTTCAATGTCTTGAACATCACTTTGGAAGTTATAAGGTACCCGCTATAGATTCTATATCTTTCATAGAGCATATACTGGACTTTAAAAGCCAACTACTTCGTATTAAATTAAGCTTGATTGACAACCTCCACAATCAAGTGAATGatagaatttttttcttttaacgcCAAAAATATACTGTTACTAGCATTCTGACCATGTTATGCATGAGTTTATATTTGAAttataataatgataaaaattatttaaaatagttATATGCAAAAAAGgctaaaaattcaaaagaattttACTTTAGTATAACTTATATTAAAATGTTGTACTAAATATATCTTATTTTAAAGACTTAATGATACTAAAGAGTACCAAAAATATTCAATGAAACACCCAAAATATTATCAAAAGCACATTACACACACATATTATCACCCCCTTAGCATTCAAACCCGTCAAGCCACTTTCCCCACCTCGCAAGGCCGCAACCCCTTTTTTCTCTCCTCAGTAGTCAGTACCCTCATGGGCGTCACCTAACTCTTTGCAACTCTCACCTCAGTTTCTTAACCCAAGCTTCCAAGCAACCTTTCCCCCTTGCCTATGCCCTACCTTCCCTTCATTCTACCCATTTTCGACCCAATTGTTCCATCCCACACCATTCTTGTAGACCCTATCGTACGACTCTTTCTACCCATATATAGATACTAGGACGGGTTCACCGTGCATATGCGCGGTGTAAAATTATATAGGTGATATGCCCAGCGTAAAGCTCATTGTAGctgtatatttttttcttgaaaacaaaataGATAATTCATAATTAGTAGTAACAACttaaataacttaataaagAAATATAGTTAAAAATATTACAAATTATTGTAAGTCGTAtgcataattagctattaaaaaaACATTCGTGGTATGGATACATATATTTTTTGATAGAACATGGCAATAATTATAACAAAGTAATGACGGATTAATATTGAGCCAATTGTAAACATTATCAGTTTAGAAAGGGTAAAGAGAGAATTTGATGAACATTGGAGTAGAAATTATATAAGCCTTGTAAAACACAAGGTAGGACACTACCGAGTAACGAGAACTTTTTGTGATTACATCTTTAACAGACTTTATTTGTGAAGCAACAATATACATTGGCAAGTAGAACACAAAAATAAGAATTCCATGGGTAAAAGAACAGAAGGATGATGCAAATGACTTCCCTTATCTTGGCCCATAATGCATACTGAATATCATCTACTAATCAGATTGGCATTAAAATGTCATAATCATCCAGTCTCATAACAAATTGATTCGGACAAGTATGTCCAACACAATCGACTTTTTAATTAAGAAACAAAAGGTTCCTGGTTTTGAGGATATAAAGTTATAATAAAGCAAGCATGGCAATTTGCATTAGATGTTCGCTTGGTGAAAACATGGAAGAAATAAAGGAAAGTGCATCTAGTAATCCAGCAAGTGATACAATGAACTGATGCATACTATCATAAGAAGCTTCAAGATAGCCATCACAATTACAGTTTAATCCTTCACATCCAAGTCATCAATATTTGGACATTCACGTCATGCAATAAGCTCTTTACTTGATCCCATAGTCAGTGATCAACAACAATGAGAAGATGTTTGTTAACACCTTTTCACCCATACTTGTCTATTGTGAAACCAAAGAATTAAGAAAAGGAACAGTGAATAAGTATCGATTGATGTATTATTCTAGCCTCTAGAATTCAATTGTAAAATCATCATTGAGACTAACCAAACGGACAGTTAAAATGTCCAATTGAGTGCTAAATCAGACTTTTGAGAACCAAAAGAGAATACCGTAAGCAGGCTATGATGCTAAGAAACACCAAAACAAGCTAAAAGTTTTCTCACTTAATAAGCATATTGAGTTCCATAGAAGAAAATTGCCAAAATTGTCACATCATTCAGCCATAAATGGTTCCGAGATCCTCCATCTAACAACATTCTAATCACCATGTTTCCTGGTCTCATTTCACATTTCCATGTCCAAATAAATTCTCTCAATAGCAGACCTAAAGTACAAAAGTTTCTATGAGGCACAATACTTGGGCAGTATTTAATCCTCCAAGACCAAGCATCTCTAGAAAACAGATACCTCAACCAATTCTATGCAGACATGCATACGAGAAAGCAAAGAGAAAAGAAGCAAAAGCAAGATGACAAGGATGTGTAGTTCTCATACTGAGTAACCAAAGGACAGAAAAGATAACCCTCAATGTAAAGTTAAGTCAGTAAATTGAACTAAAACCTAGCATTCTATGCtaatttattattttctctcttgttttccatTGATGTTTCTTTTAACAAAGCCACAGCAACTATCCAATTGAAAACATGTAAAGGACAAATGCATGGACACACAAGCCACCTCAATACAAAAACATGTAAATGACAAATACATGGACATATAAGCCACCTCAAtacaagtgtcaccatgacaACAGTTGCAATAGCCCCTCAAACCATACTCATTTACCAAGAAACTTGTAAATCTCTACTAACATCAACAAGGATAAATTCACCATTAAATATAAGTCTCAAACTTTCTTATTATTAAAGAGAGACTCCAAGCCTTTCTAGGTTAGTCACTTACAACTGACAAAGCATCAAGAACCGAAGGGTGCAATAGCATAACTATTCTAGGTCCAATAGTAGAACTCAGAGGATCCACGCCAAACAAAGAGCTAAGTAGAAGCCTTTCCAGTTCCACACCTGTTCATCTCAGCAATGGCTACCCTCTAGGGCATATCCATGGGTGATAAAAGAGTATAAGCAAACTGCTTAATCCTTTAGTTGCAAGTGAATCATGGTAGTCCTGAATCTTTTCTCCAAAAGAGCAATCTTCGAAGGAGGAGGCTTCAAGTCCAATATGTTCTGATCTGACAAGTCCCATAGACTTTGAATTAGAGTTCACCGCGTTGAAGAGAGTGCAAACtccttataaatatatatacagaCAACCAGACAGATAGAACACTAGTTCAGTACAATCTCAAGATCTCTAAAAGAGATCAATAGGCATGGTCGTAATCATCAAATATAGGAAACTACAAGTCGTAACTTAGGAAATCACGAACATTGAATTCTTGTTCTTGCATGTCTTGATCATCATCAGCTCAAGTGTAAAACATTCTCAAGAGCAAGAAAACTGAACCATTACCATAATCCAGGCTAGTTACTTAGAATTCTACAGATTATAATTTAAGGCCACTAATTGTATGAAATAATTTAAGAATCCCAATAAAGATCTTATTTCGATTTATGTGATTGTACTTAAGCTATCCGagacacaaaaagaaaaagaaaaaaggactgGCAACAGATGGATCTAAGGTTTTTCTGTAACAAATTAGCAAGTTCTACTATGTCATCTTCAAAGGTAACATGCCATTCCTTTAAGTTCTTTCCTGCATAAAGACTTCAACACAAGTTGAAGGTCTGCATTACATTCATCTCTTTGAACCTATCAATTGGAATGCCACCTTCATGCTTCTCACAAAATTTTCTGTTTAGGCTAACCTCAATTAAGTTCAATTTTACAAAGTAAAATAAGCAATTGTAAGGTTCAATAGTCCAGGCTTAACCTCACTGAGATGTTACAAATCTAAGAGAACATCATGTTTTGTAAATACATACTTAAgtaaaccaaatctgatttttccAATGAGAATTTCCAAGCTATTAAACATTGCAGTTTATCATTAAAGAGGCAAAACTacagttatgcagcaatttaATTCCTTTTTTAGTCAAGGAATAGAAAATTTAAGGTGTTTAATTAAAATAGTAACTTACTCACAATTTCAAGTGGGTGCTTAGAAtttaatatttgagatatagaAAGGGACCAAAAAGTACTCAAGGTGCTGAAATAAGAAAAGAGGTTTTCTGGATTATTATGAGATGAAGGGCTAAATGGATACCTGAACCCACTTGAAGTCACTGTAACACCTCCGGAATTTGCATATATGTCTGGGAGTATAACAACTCCCTTCTTTGTTAATATTTGTAAATTAAAGCCACGGTTAGTTAAGTTGCTTCACTGCACAAGTTATTTTGCTCCGAGACACTGCCTTTTGACCTCGCATACTAACCTCATCTGCTTCTGGATCAATACGATGATTAGCTGCGTCGATTATAAATTTGGCTTTACTATCTGCATTATCccttcaatcaattcaaatGTCCATTTGTATTGTAAGTAATAAAATCACATAAAAGCAAGATACCAAGTGTCGGACAAAATCTATGTTAAGGCTAGAAGAACCACCTATTGATAACACCTTTGAGGGCTGCTGGAATAAGAATATCACAGTCTTCAAGCAAAATAGAATTGGGATCAACACTGTCAGCACCACTCCATGGTTTTCCCTGACATGCTTCCATAGGTTTGGTACGTTAATTCCCTTACCGTGCTTTATGGCTCTTGTTATATTACTTACGCCAATTACCTTTTCCCCTTGTTCACTGATAAGTTGAGCAGCCCAGGATCCGACATTACCAAATCCctgaaatcaagaagaaaattctaTGATCATATGACATTCgataattttttactttttaactTGCTTTCTCTTCTCACGAGTCATGAGACATTTTGTGATGTAACTTCTAAGTCCTCAAGGAAGGCTCTTTGAATGAGCTTGTAGTTTCAACAAAATGCATCCCACAATATTTGAGCATATCAGAAACTAAAGGTACACTTGAAACTACAAATGCATCTCACAGTATTCAAACATATTTAAACCGAAGGCACACTTCCCAGTGGTGTTACC
The Coffea arabica cultivar ET-39 chromosome 6c, Coffea Arabica ET-39 HiFi, whole genome shotgun sequence genome window above contains:
- the LOC113691846 gene encoding uncharacterized protein isoform X3, which codes for MFLRLIWEQMHRILVDPSVEMQQEGGEYSLQLKCCLMNMERVSLGNDLLCRDLVMSDPGLLNLSVNKGKRENHGVVLTVLIPILFCLKTVIFLFQQPSKVLSIGIMQIVKPNL
- the LOC113691846 gene encoding uncharacterized protein isoform X1, yielding MFLRLIWEQMHRILVDPSVEMQQEGGEYSLQLKCCLMNMERVSLGNDLLCRDLVMSDPGLLNLSVNKGKRENHGVVLTVLIPILFCLKTVIFLFQQPSKVLSIDSKAKFIIDAANHRIDPEADEVSMRGQKAVSRSKITCAVKQLN
- the LOC113691846 gene encoding uncharacterized protein isoform X2: MFLRLIWEQMHRILVDPSVEMQQEGGEYSLQLKCCLMNMERVSLGNDLLCRDLVMSDPGLLNLSVNKGKRENHGVVLTVLIPILFCLKTVIFLFQQPSKVLSIANHRIDPEADEVSMRGQKAVSRSKITCAVKQLN